One segment of Pan paniscus chromosome 20, NHGRI_mPanPan1-v2.0_pri, whole genome shotgun sequence DNA contains the following:
- the YIPF2 gene encoding protein YIPF2 isoform X2, protein MASADELTFHEFEEATNLLAETPDAATTSRSDQLTPQGHVAVAVGSGGSYGAEDEVEEESDKAALLQEKQQQQQPGFWTFSYYQSFFDVDTSQVLDRIKGSLLPRPGHNFVRHHLRNRPDLYGPFWICATLAFVLAVTGNLTLVLAQRRDPSIHYSPQFHKGISIYCYAWLVPLALWGFLRWRKGVQERMGPYTFLETVCIYGYSLFVFIPMVVLWLIPVPWLQWLFGALALGLSAAGLVFTLWPVVREDTRLVATVLLSVVVLLHALLAMGCKLYFFQSLPPENVAPPPQITSLPSNIALSPTLPQSLAPS, encoded by the exons ATGGCATCGGCCGACGAGCTGACCTTCCATG AATTCGAGGAGGCCACTAATCTTCTGGCTGAGACCCCAGATGCAGCCACCACCAGCAGAAGCGATCAGCTGACCCCACAAGGGCACGTGGCTGTGGCCGTGGGCTCAGGTGGCAGCTATGGAGCCGAGGatgaggtggaggaggagagtGACAAGGCCGCG CTCCTgcaggagaagcagcagcagcagcagcccggATTCTGGACCTTCAGCTACTATCAGAGCTTCTTTGACGTGGACACCTCACAG GTCCTGGACCGGATCAAAGGCTCACTGCTGCCCCGGCCTGGCCACAACTTTGTGCGGCACCATCTGCGGAATCGGCCGGATCTGTATG GCCCCTTCTGGATCTGTGCCACGTTGGCCTTCGTCCTGGCCGTCACTGGCAACCTGACGCTGGTGCTGGCCCAGAGGAGGGACCCCTCCATCCACTACAGCCCCCAGTTCCACAAGG GCATCAGCATCTACTGCTATGCGTGGCTGGTGCCCCTGGCCCTGTGGGGCTTCCTGCGGTGGCGCAAGGGTGTCCAGGAGCGCATGGGGCCCTACACCTTCCTGGAGACTGTGTGCATCTACGGCTACTCCCTCTTTGTCTTCATCCCCATGGTG GTCCTGTGGCTCATCCCTGTGCCTTGGCTGCAGTGGCTCTTTGGGGCGCTGGCCCTGGGCCTGTCAGCCGCCGGGCTGGTATTCACCCTCTGGCCCGTGGTCCGTGAGGACACCAGGCTGGTGGCCACGGTGCTGCTGTCCGTGGTCGTGCTGCTCCACGCCCTCCTGGCCATGGGCTGTAAG TTGTACTTCTTCCAGTCGCTGCCTCCGGAGAACGTGGCTCCTCCACCCCAAATCACATCTCTGCCCTCAAACATCGCGCTGTCCCCTACCTTGCCGCAGTCCCTGGCCCCCTCCTAG
- the YIPF2 gene encoding protein YIPF2 isoform X1, with protein MASADELTFHEFEEATNLLAETPDAATTSRSDQLTPQGHVAVAVGSGGSYGAEDEVEEESDKAALLQEKQQQQQPGFWTFSYYQSFFDVDTSQVLDRIKGSLLPRPGHNFVRHHLRNRPDLYGPFWICATLAFVLAVTGNLTLVLAQRRDPSIHYSPQFHKVTVAGISIYCYAWLVPLALWGFLRWRKGVQERMGPYTFLETVCIYGYSLFVFIPMVVLWLIPVPWLQWLFGALALGLSAAGLVFTLWPVVREDTRLVATVLLSVVVLLHALLAMGCKLYFFQSLPPENVAPPPQITSLPSNIALSPTLPQSLAPS; from the exons ATGGCATCGGCCGACGAGCTGACCTTCCATG AATTCGAGGAGGCCACTAATCTTCTGGCTGAGACCCCAGATGCAGCCACCACCAGCAGAAGCGATCAGCTGACCCCACAAGGGCACGTGGCTGTGGCCGTGGGCTCAGGTGGCAGCTATGGAGCCGAGGatgaggtggaggaggagagtGACAAGGCCGCG CTCCTgcaggagaagcagcagcagcagcagcccggATTCTGGACCTTCAGCTACTATCAGAGCTTCTTTGACGTGGACACCTCACAG GTCCTGGACCGGATCAAAGGCTCACTGCTGCCCCGGCCTGGCCACAACTTTGTGCGGCACCATCTGCGGAATCGGCCGGATCTGTATG GCCCCTTCTGGATCTGTGCCACGTTGGCCTTCGTCCTGGCCGTCACTGGCAACCTGACGCTGGTGCTGGCCCAGAGGAGGGACCCCTCCATCCACTACAGCCCCCAGTTCCACAAGG TGACCGTGGCAGGCATCAGCATCTACTGCTATGCGTGGCTGGTGCCCCTGGCCCTGTGGGGCTTCCTGCGGTGGCGCAAGGGTGTCCAGGAGCGCATGGGGCCCTACACCTTCCTGGAGACTGTGTGCATCTACGGCTACTCCCTCTTTGTCTTCATCCCCATGGTG GTCCTGTGGCTCATCCCTGTGCCTTGGCTGCAGTGGCTCTTTGGGGCGCTGGCCCTGGGCCTGTCAGCCGCCGGGCTGGTATTCACCCTCTGGCCCGTGGTCCGTGAGGACACCAGGCTGGTGGCCACGGTGCTGCTGTCCGTGGTCGTGCTGCTCCACGCCCTCCTGGCCATGGGCTGTAAG TTGTACTTCTTCCAGTCGCTGCCTCCGGAGAACGTGGCTCCTCCACCCCAAATCACATCTCTGCCCTCAAACATCGCGCTGTCCCCTACCTTGCCGCAGTCCCTGGCCCCCTCCTAG
- the TIMM29 gene encoding mitochondrial import inner membrane translocase subunit Tim29 — MAAAALRRFWSRRRAEAGDAVVAKPGVWARLGSWARALLRDYAEACRDAAAEARARPGRAAVYVGLLGGAAACFTLAPSEGAFEEALLEASGTLLLLAPATRNRESEAFVQRLLRLRGRGRLRHVNLGLCSLVYEAPFDAQASLYQARCRYLQPRWTDFPGRVLDVGFVGRWWVLGARMRDCDINDDEFLHLPAHLRVVGPQQLHSETNERLFDEKYKPVVLTDDQVDQALWEEQVLQKEKKDRLALSQAHSLVQAEAPR, encoded by the exons ATGGCCGCGGCGGCTCTGAGGAGATTTTGGTCCCGGCGCCGCGCAGAGGCGGGCGACGCGGTAGTGGCGAAGCCGGGAGTGTGGGCGCGGCTGG GGTCCTGGGCCCGCGCGCTGCTCCGGGACTACGCCGAGGCCTGCAGGGACGCGGCGGCGGAGGCTAGGGCCCGGCCGGGGCGCGCCGCTGTGTATGTGGGTCTGCTGGGCGGCGCGGCGGCCTGCTTCACGCTGGCGCCCAGCGAGGGTGCCTTCGAGGAGGCGCTGCTGGAGGCGTCGGGGACCCTCCTGCTGCTGGCGCCGGCCACCCGCAACCGCGAGTCCGAAGCCTTCGTGCAGAGGCTGCTCCGGCTGCGGGGCCGTGGCCGCCTGCGCCACGTCAACCTGGGGCTCTGCTCGCTGGTGTACGAGGCGCCCTTCGACGCCCAGGCCAGCCTCTACCAGGCGCGTTGCCGCTACCTGCAGCCCCGCTGGACCGACTTCCCCGGCCGGGTCCTGGACGTGGGCTTCGTGGGTCGCTGGTGGGTGCTGGGGGCCCGGATGCGCGACTGCGACATCAACGACGACGAATTCCTGCACCTGCCGGCGCATTTGCGGGTGGTCGGGCCCCAGCAGCTGCATTCCGAGACCAACGAGCGGCTCTTCGATGAGAAGTACAAGCCTGTCGTGCTCACCGACGATCAGGTGGACCAGGCGCTGTGGGAGGAGCAGGTCTtgcagaaggagaagaaggacaGGCTCGCCCTGAGCCAGGCCCACTCGCTGGTGCAGGCGGAGGCCCCGAGATGA